In Aquipuribacter hungaricus, the DNA window CCCAGGCGGGGACGTCGTGCTCGACGGCCGGGTCGGTCGCCAGCACCGTCGCCAGGGACCCGGGGGGCAGGCCCGCCACGGCGCGCGCCAGCCGCAGCACGGGGACGGGGCAGCGGGTGCC includes these proteins:
- a CDS encoding sulfurtransferase TusA family protein; its protein translation is GTRCPVPVLRLARAVAGLPPGSLATVLATDPAVEHDVPAWAGMRGHAVVALERTGDGWSATVRTG